From Actinomyces slackii, a single genomic window includes:
- a CDS encoding ABC transporter ATP-binding protein: MPEIALSLEGLSVSYGGLRAVDGVDLDMAPGEVVALLGASGSGKSSLLRAVAGLEDAEGSIAWRGESVVPVPVHRRGFGLMFQDGQLFEHRDVGGNIAYGLAGMARQERDRRVAEMLELVGLSGYEGRAIATLSGGQAQRVALARALAPRPRLLLLDEPLSALDRALREQLAADLRAILRDQGTTALYVTHDQDEAMTVADRVGIMSAGRLMRVGSPEELWSDPGSREVAEFLGFGPFLPAKTAARLGLPPADGPQASGLLALAPGALGSVEGEAERGGPGLEARVVSCRLRRGQWEAVADVEGLGRATVLTARPHRPGDRLAVVLDPARTAWV; this comes from the coding sequence ATGCCTGAGATCGCCCTGAGCCTTGAGGGGCTGAGTGTCAGCTATGGGGGCCTGCGCGCCGTCGACGGCGTGGACCTGGATATGGCGCCGGGGGAGGTGGTGGCCCTCCTGGGGGCCTCGGGCTCGGGGAAGTCCTCCCTGCTGCGGGCCGTGGCCGGGCTGGAGGACGCCGAGGGCTCGATCGCCTGGCGGGGGGAGTCGGTTGTTCCCGTGCCGGTGCACCGGCGCGGCTTCGGCCTCATGTTCCAGGACGGCCAGCTCTTCGAACATCGGGACGTGGGCGGCAATATCGCCTACGGCCTGGCCGGCATGGCGCGCCAGGAGCGGGACCGCCGCGTGGCCGAGATGCTCGAGCTGGTGGGGCTGTCGGGCTATGAGGGCCGGGCCATTGCCACGCTGTCGGGCGGTCAGGCCCAGCGCGTGGCCCTGGCGCGGGCCCTGGCGCCCCGGCCGCGCCTGCTGCTCCTCGATGAGCCGCTCTCCGCCCTGGACCGGGCCCTGCGCGAGCAGCTGGCGGCCGACCTGCGCGCCATCCTGCGGGACCAGGGCACCACCGCCCTGTATGTCACCCACGACCAGGATGAGGCCATGACCGTGGCCGACCGGGTGGGCATCATGAGCGCGGGCCGGCTCATGCGCGTGGGGAGCCCTGAGGAGCTGTGGTCGGATCCGGGCAGCCGGGAGGTGGCCGAGTTCCTGGGCTTCGGGCCCTTCCTGCCGGCCAAGACCGCCGCCCGGCTCGGCCTGCCGCCCGCCGACGGCCCGCAGGCGTCGGGGCTGCTGGCCCTGGCCCCGGGGGCCTTGGGCTCGGTGGAGGGGGAGGCCGAGCGCGGGGGCCCGGGCCTGGAGGCGCGGGTGGTCTCCTGCCGGCTGCGCCGCGGCCAGTGGGAGGCGGTGGCCGACGTCGAGGGGCTGGGGCGCGCCACGGTGCTGACCGCGCGACCTCACCGCCCCGGTGATCGCCTCGCCGTCGTCCTGGACCCCGCCCGCACCGCGTGGGTGTGA